A single Cucumis melo cultivar AY chromosome 4, USDA_Cmelo_AY_1.0, whole genome shotgun sequence DNA region contains:
- the LOC103486565 gene encoding uncharacterized protein LOC103486565: MKPIDEKKDKVTIRAVTRDEEGKKHIEKAEIESHNIDTIKYIEKKLIDKGVQRLERHPVHGHTGIAQPPPKSGRGGKFTWEGPGDAIENELSPAPPAIDEKDPNYVDEVKEEEEEVAGLVVGEVEVPAAAPEGVSRVEVDPQLQLQ; this comes from the coding sequence ATGAAGCCAATCGACGAGAAGAAGGACAAAGTTACGATTCGAGCCGTTACCCGAGACGAGGAAGGGAAGAAACATATCGAAAAAGCTGAAATCGAATCTCACAACATTGACACCATCAAATACATTGAGAAGAAGCTCATCGACAAGGGAGTTCAGCGCCTCGAACGCCATCCGGTTCACGGCCACACTGGAATCGCGCAGCCGCCTCCCAAATCCGGCCGTGGTGGTAAGTTCACTTGGGAAGGACCTGGCGATGCGATTGAGAATGAGCTCTCGCCTGCTCCGCCTGCCATTGATGAGAAGGATCCGAACTACGTGGATGAAGTGAAGGAGGAAGAGGAGGAGGTGGCCGGATTGGTGGTCGGAGAAGTGGAGGTTCCAGCGGCGGCGCCGGAGGGAGTTTCGAGAGTAGAGGTGGATCCTCAGCTTCAATTGCAATGA
- the LOC103486567 gene encoding glucomannan 4-beta-mannosyltransferase 9-like, with the protein MEQLSTSALFPGAFPTAGDGIPALLLFVWDVVRAPLIAPLLRVIMVICSALSIMQFVERIYMGVVIVAVKLLRRTPEKRYKWEPIKDDSELGNSVYPMVLIQIPMFNEKEVYQMSIRAACGLSWPSDRMVIQVLDDSTIPAIKNMVELECKKWASKGINIKYEVRDNRTGYKAGALKEGMKRSYAKDCDYVVIFDADFQPESDFLHRSIPFLVHNPQLALIQARWIFVNSDECMMTRLQEMSLDYHFTVEQEVGSSTHAFFGFNGTAGVWRIAAINEAGGWKDRTTVEDMDLAVRASLKGWKFLYLGDLQVKNELPSTFKAFRFQQHRWSCGPANLFRKMVLEIAKNKKVTLWKKVYVIYSFFFVRKIIAHINNFLFFCIALPATVVVPEVAIPRWGGVYIPTATTIINAIGTPKSFHLTIFWIMFENVMSLHRAKATLIGLLEGSRANEWVVTEKLGDILKGKTASKATKKPMFRIGERIHITELGVGAYLFFCGCYNMLYGENYFFVFLLVQAISFFIVGFGYVGTIVPS; encoded by the exons ATGGAGCAGCTCTCCACATCGGCGCTTTTCCCCGGAGCATTCCCAACAGCCGGAGATGGCATTCCGGCTCTGCTCCTTTTTGTTTGGGACGTCGTTAGAGCACCATTAATAGCTCCTCTTCTTAGAGTTATAATGGTGATCTGCTCTGCATTGTCGATAATGCAGTTCGTAGAGAGGATTTATATGGGTGTCGTGATCGTTGCAGTGAAACTGCTTCGTCGAACACCTGAAAAACGATATAAATGGGAACCCATTAAAGATGATAGCGAGCTCGGAAACTCTGTTTACCCTATGGTTCTTATTCAAATCCCCATGTTTAATGAAAAAGAG GTCTATCAAATGTCAATCAGAGCTGCTTGTGGGCTTTCTTGGCCGTCCGATCGAATGGTTATTCAAGTATTAGATGATTCAACAATCCCAGCAATCAAG AATATGGTGGAGCTGGAATGCAAGAAATGGGCAAGCAAAGGAATCAACATAAAGTATGAAGTAAGAGATAATCGTACAGGATACAAAGCAGGAGCTTTGAAAGAAGGGATGAAGCGAAGCTATGCAAAAGATTGTGATTATGTTGTAATTTTTGATGCTGACTTTCAACCTGAATCTGATTTTCTTCATCGATCTATTCCTTTTCTCGTCCATAATCCTCAACTTGCCCTGATTCAAGCTCGATGGATATTTG TGAACTCTGATGAGTGTATGATGACGAGACTTCAAGAAATGTCGTTGGACTACCATTTCACGGTCGAGCAAGAAGTTGGCTCCTCCACCCATGCCTTCTTCGGCTTCAATG GCACGGCAGGAGTCTGGAGAATTGCCGCAATCAATGAGGCCGGAGGATGGAAGGACCGAACCACGGTGGAGGACATGGATTTGGCCGTGCGAGCCAGTCTCAAGGGCTGGAAATTCCTGTACCTCGGCGACCTTCAG GTTAAAAATGAATTGCCAAGCACTTTCAAGGCCTTTCGTTTCCAGCAGCACAGATGGTCTTGTGGCCCTGCAAACCTTTTCAGGAAAATGGTCTTGGAGATAGCAAAAAATAAG AAAGTGACGTTGTGGAAGAAGGTGTATGTGATTTATAGCTTCTTCTTCGTTAGAAAGATCATAGCCCACATCAacaactttcttttcttctgtatTGCTTTGCCGGCAACTGTTGTGGTGCCTGAAGTCGCAATTCCAAGATGGGGAGGTGTATATATTCCTACCGCAACTACAATTATTAATGCGATCGGGACTCCAAA GTCATTCCACCTGACGATTTTCTGGATCATGTTTGAAAATGTAATGTCATTGCACAGAGCCAAAGCCACCCTCATCGGCTTACTAGAGGGTAGTCGAGCAAACGAATGGGTTGTCACTGAGAAGTTAGGAGATATTCTCAAGGGGAAAACAGCTTCAAAAGCAACCAAAAAACCAATGTTCAGAATTGGTGAGAG AATTCATATAACTGAACTTGGGGTTGGAGCCTATCTTTTCTTTTGTGGATGCTATAATATGCTCTATGGGGAGAACTATTTCTTCGTTTTCCTTCTTGTCCAGGCAATTTCATTTTTCATCGTCGGATTTGGGTATGTTGGTACCATTGTACCCAGCTAG
- the LOC103487141 gene encoding uncharacterized protein LOC103487141 has product MMAKERQPKRSSTFRWLSRKAMQPEPAAIGFLSLEITALMSKLVQLWNRLEEDEFKKAKQNLSNSIGIGKLISNDETFLMELFMKEIVEDLQYIAKSIVRFGYRCSDTVLHEFEKFVKDPQKNEFNWFGWQYKWKKMDRRMKKMQRFIVLTVELWREMEILAEVEQNLKRTTTIFSFSGGGGKSFKIRKKISWHRRRAQSLKLMTPWNRTFDYILRLFMRSIITIIERIKIVFEVKEMRRSEDREDKSADRHVLAVNYRWLELEEQRKKQNNNQSATSMKNSSESKRFTQFPHFRSFRDCKNREIGSPQPSLPVRKTPSLNSTNSVVVNRAPSSPKRINGGHYSISSFFNKENLSNPPQNSLGAAALAIHYGKIVIMIENLASAPHLIGREERDDLFKMLPMNIVKALRSRLRKTKRVRQSSPYDPVVAAEWKSAMAEILQWLAPMAHDMNIWHSAQGFEKQPESEGGESGIGGCGLRSNVLLLQTLHYADREKTEGAIVELLVALSNICSSNEVCEKRLLNPLGVEAHRNYCIRDDGFSYFGVV; this is encoded by the coding sequence ATGATGGCAAAAGAACGGCAACCCAAAAGAAGTTCAACATTTCGGTGGCTTTCCCGGAAAGCTATGCAGCCGGAGCCGGCGGCGATCGGTTTCTTATCATTGGAAATCACAGCTCTAATGTCAAAGCTTGTTCAGCTGTGGAATCGATTAGAAGAAGATGAATTCaaaaaagcaaaacaaaatcTTTCAAACTCGATAGGAATCGGaaaattaatttcaaacgaCGAAACATTTCTAATGGAACTTTTCATgaaagaaattgttgaagatCTTCAATACATAGCGAAATCAATCGTGAGATTTGGGTATAGATGTTCTGACACTGTTCTTCATGAATTCGAAAAATTCGTCAAGGATCCACAGAAGAATGAATTCAATTGGTTCGGATGGCAATACAAATGGAAAAAAATGGATAGAAGAATGAAGAAAATGCAGAGATTTATTGTTCTCACGGTGGAGCTGTGGAGGGAAATGGAAATTCTAGCGGAGGTTGAACAGAATTTGAAGAGGACGACGacaattttttcattttccgGCGGCGGAGGAAAATCGTTCAAGATCAGGAAGAAAATTTCATGGCACCGCCGCCGTGCTCAGAGTTTGAAACTGATGACTCCGTGGAACAGAACATTCGATTACATTCTCAGACTTTTCATGAGATCGATCATTACAATTATTGAACgaataaaaattgtttttgaagTTAAGGAAATGCGGCGGTCGGAGGACAGAGAAGATAAATCCGCCGACCGCCATGTCCTGGCGGTGAATTACCGTTGGTTGGAATTAGAAGAACAAAGGAAAAAACAGAATAATAATCAAAGTGCGACATCGATGAAAAATTCTTCAGAGAGTAAAAGATTTACTCAATTTCCCCATTTTCGCTCATTCCGAGACTGCAAGAACAGAGAAATTGGATCACCACAGCCGTCGCTGCCGGTACGGAAAACGCCGTCGTTGAATTCGACAAACAGCGTAGTTGTAAACAGAGCACCATCGTCACCAAAACGAATCAATGGTGGACATTATTCAATCTCATCGTTCTTTAACAAAGAAAATCTATCAAACCCACCTCAGAATTCCCTTGGCGCCGCCGCCTTAGCGATTCATTACGGCAAAATTGTGATTATGATCGAGAATTTAGCGTCAGCACCTCACTTGATCGGTAGAGAGGAACGTGACGATTTGTTCAAAATGTTGCCAATGAATATAGTGAAAGCTCTGAGATCGCGGCTGAGAAAGACGAAAAGAGTTCGGCAGTCGTCGCCATACGATCCAGTTGTGGCGGCTGAGTGGAAATCAGCAATGGCTGAAATATTGCAGTGGTTGGCTCCGATGGCTCATGACATGAACATTTGGCATTCAGCACAGGGCTTTGAGAAGCAGCCGGAAAGCGAAGGGGGTGAGAGTGGCATCGGAGGGTGTGGTTTGAGGTCAAATGTGTTGCTGCTGCAGACTCTTCATTATGCGGACAGGGAGAAAACAGAGGGCGCCATTGTTGAGTTGCTTGTGGCTTTGAGCAATATTTGTAGTTCAAATGAAGTTTGTGAGAAGAGATTGTTAAACCCACTTGGAGTCGAAGCTCACCGGAATTACTGCATTAGAGATGATGGGTTTTCCTATTTTGGTGTTGTATGA
- the LOC103486563 gene encoding iridoid oxidase, translated as MELEIIACFLLLLFFWLWRCRRAGAREQLPPGPPCLPVVGNLLQLSFSAHESFTKLAAKYGPIMTLQLGSMKTVVISSSTAAREMFKTHDAPLSGRMIYEAMKGDHGTQGSLITSQYGPHWRMLRRLATSEFFVARQLESMKHVRRHCIDAMIRHVQEGCDPCGNAQALDVGKFMFVMSFNLIGNLIFSKDLLEANSKRGKEFYYHTRKVMEMAGKPNVADFLPALRWLDPQGIRRKTQFHVNKAFEIAGEFIKERLLIRGKKDIINNDDDDEKIEEIRKKDYLDVLLEFRGDGVEEPSCFSSWIINVIVFEMFTAGTDTTTSTLEWAMAELLHNPAALQKLQAELRTTIAPNENLEETHLQNLPYLDAVVKETLRLHPPLPFLFPRMAMKPCNILGYRIPAETQVLVNFWAIGRDPKNWEDALVFSPERFFDPSGGKDFKGQYFDFIPFGSGRRMCPAVPLASRVLPMALGSLILSFDWALPDGVLPKEMDMSEQMGITLRKKVPLKAIPTPHKRRRLD; from the exons ATGGAGCTTGAAATTATTGCATGCTTTCTTTTACTATTGTTTTTCTGGCTGTGGCGCTGCCGTCGAGCAGGGGCCCGTGAGCAACTTCCACCGGGGCCGCCATGTTTGCCGGTAGTTGGAAATTTgctccaactaagtttttccGCTCACGAATCCTTCACAAAACTCGCTGCTAAGTATGGCCCAATCATGACCCTCCAACTCGGATCAATGAAAACAGTCGTAATTTCCTCAAGTACGGCGGCGCGTGAGATGTTCAAGACCCACGACGCGCCGCTCTCAGGACGAATGATATACGAAGCAATGAAAGGAGACCACGGCACACAAGGCTCCTTAATCACTTCTCAATATGGTCCTCACTGGCGGATGCTACGACGACTTGCCACATCGGAGTTCTTCGTTGCCCGCCAGCTCGAATCCATGAAACACGTTCGCCGCCACTGCATAGACGCCATGATCCGCCACGTCCAGGAGGGATGCGACCCGTGTGGGAACGCTCAGGCGTTGGACGTGGGGAAATTCATGTTCGTAATGAGCTTTAACTTAATTGGGAATTTGATATTTTCGAAAGATTTATTAGAGGCAAATTCGAAGAGGGGGAAGGAATTTTATTACCATACGAGAAAGGTAATGGAGATGGCCGGAAAGCCGAATGTGGCGGACTTTTTGCCGGCGTTACGGTGGTTGGATCCACAAGGGATAAGGAGGAAGACGCAATTTCATGTGAATAAAGCGTTTGAAATTGCTGGGGAATTTATAAAAGAGAGATTATTAATAAGGGGAAAAAAGGATATCattaataatgatgatgatgatgaaaaaatagaagaaattaGGAAAAAAGATTATTTGGATGTTCTTTTGGAGTTTCGTGGCGATGGAGTTGAGGAGCCTTCTTGTTTCTCTTCTTGGATCATCAACGTTATCGTCTTC gaGATGTTCACGGCTGGGACAGACACAACCACCAGTACATTAGAGTGGGCAATGGCGGAGCTCCTCCACAACCCAGCAGCGCTGCAGAAACTTCAGGCAGAGCTACGAACCACCATTGCGCCGAACGAAAATCTCGAAGAAACTCATCTCCAAAACCTCCCATATCTGGACGCCGTCGTCAAAGAAACCCTCCGTCTCCACCCGCCGCTGCCGTTCCTCTTCCCAAGAATGGCCATGAAGCCTTGCAACATCCTCGGCTATCGTATTCCGGCTGAAACCCAAGTCTTGGTCAACTTTTGGGCCATCGGACGTGACCCCAAAAACTGGGAAGACGCTTTAGTTTTCTCGCCGGAGAGATTCTTTGATCCCTCCGGCGGCAAGGATTTCAAAGGTCAATACTTTGACTTCATTCCTTTTGGCTCCGGGCGCCGCATGTGCCCGGCGGTGCCACTGGCATCGAGAGTTCTTCCTATGGCTTTGGGGTCGTTGATCTTGTCGTTTGATTGGGCTTTGCCGGACGGAGTTTTGCCGAAGGAAATGGACATGTCGGAGCAAATGGGAATTACTCTACGAAAGAAGGTTCCTTTGAAGGCTATTCCGACTCCTCACAAACGACGCCGTCTTGATTAA